One genomic segment of Ignavibacteriales bacterium includes these proteins:
- a CDS encoding sulfur transferase domain-containing protein, whose protein sequence is MYAYVKALLVCAFLVLIHPGCSSGNAIKNISSPLSPPSSALDRAVVRDRVFITAQPSEAEIRSLPGKGITCVFNVRSPEEMSDKTQVPFAEDSVVIHAGMHYAQVPIGGEKYPYVPETLEAFAKVMQADTGKILLHCKSGGRTAWLYAAYELKYLGKSPQEIMKWLERYGYWPLPIEKLTGIPLELRKLQ, encoded by the coding sequence ATGTATGCTTATGTAAAAGCATTGCTCGTATGTGCATTCCTTGTACTTATTCATCCGGGTTGTTCTTCCGGAAATGCAATCAAAAACATCTCATCCCCTCTTTCGCCACCCTCGTCTGCACTAGATCGGGCAGTGGTGCGCGATAGGGTGTTTATCACTGCTCAACCAAGCGAAGCAGAAATTCGTTCATTACCTGGAAAAGGAATAACGTGTGTCTTCAATGTCCGGTCACCAGAAGAAATGAGCGACAAAACTCAAGTCCCTTTTGCAGAAGACTCTGTCGTCATACATGCAGGAATGCATTATGCCCAAGTACCCATTGGTGGCGAGAAGTATCCTTATGTGCCTGAAACCCTGGAAGCATTTGCGAAAGTCATGCAAGCCGATACAGGGAAAATACTTCTCCATTGCAAATCGGGAGGGCGCACTGCTTGGCTGTATGCCGCTTATGAATTGAAGTATCTCGGGAAAAGTCCGCAAGAGATTATGAAATGGCTGGAGCGATATGGTTACTGGCCATTACCGATTGAAAAGCTTACCGGAATTCCATTGGAACTACGGAAGCTTCAATAA
- a CDS encoding DUF362 domain-containing protein, translating to MKSHIDRRNFMKQSLAVSAGAALGSVSLPSILFGNSLKAKIDLSVVNGTDYYTNTWKALETLGGMESYVRKGSTVGLLINSPFDAFGAHTNPDIAFAVLKMCLDAGAKQIYSIEGASREYWKRSRLFPTFKDELVRVQSDNNKTTIKIEKGKSLKEAEISKRLVDCDVLINVPIVKDHKGTKFTASMKNMMGACASSTNRFFHQGSGKGGVLRYFQYYNNIEFLSQCIADVHLVRKPDLCIVDATEFITTNGPNGPGELKRAQKIVAGPNCVSVDAYCAALLGFQPEDILMIQYASEHGIGEKNLKRQTIKEL from the coding sequence ATGAAGAGCCATATCGACCGTCGTAACTTCATGAAACAAAGTCTAGCAGTCAGTGCCGGAGCCGCCTTAGGATCCGTTTCCTTACCTTCTATCCTTTTCGGAAATTCCCTCAAAGCCAAAATTGATTTATCCGTGGTCAATGGAACAGATTATTACACAAACACTTGGAAGGCTCTTGAGACGCTCGGTGGGATGGAATCGTATGTTCGAAAAGGAAGCACAGTCGGGTTGCTGATTAACTCACCCTTTGACGCGTTCGGTGCACATACAAATCCTGATATTGCATTCGCCGTACTGAAGATGTGCCTTGATGCAGGGGCAAAGCAAATTTATTCCATCGAAGGAGCTTCACGGGAATATTGGAAACGGAGCCGGTTGTTTCCTACGTTTAAGGATGAACTTGTCCGTGTACAATCTGATAACAATAAGACCACAATCAAGATCGAAAAAGGAAAATCTCTCAAGGAAGCTGAAATATCCAAGCGATTGGTTGACTGTGATGTTCTTATCAACGTGCCTATTGTGAAAGACCACAAGGGGACAAAATTCACTGCAAGTATGAAAAATATGATGGGAGCGTGTGCAAGTTCGACCAACAGGTTTTTCCATCAAGGTTCGGGCAAAGGCGGCGTGCTGAGGTATTTTCAGTATTACAATAATATCGAGTTCCTTTCACAGTGTATTGCTGATGTTCATCTCGTTCGCAAACCAGATCTCTGTATTGTGGATGCAACAGAATTCATAACGACAAATGGTCCGAATGGACCTGGTGAATTGAAAAGAGCGCAGAAAATTGTCGCGGGTCCTAACTGCGTTTCCGTCGATGCCTATTGCGCTGCATTGCTCGGTTTCCAGCCGGAAGATATTCTCATGATTCAATATGCAAGTGAACATGGAATTGGTGAAAAGAATTTAAAGAGGCAGACTATCAAGGAGCTTTAA
- a CDS encoding DUF362 domain-containing protein, with protein MKSSIDRREFMKRSVAAGVAAMTGSLSLPSRIFGKSLPSKLDLSVINGTNYFASTMKAVEMLGGMSKFVTKGSSVGLLINSPWNKPGTYTNPVISLAVLKMCIDAGAGKVYSIENASLGYWKRSSNYDKYKNEIKFVQSNSEKKTVPIKNGKLLKEAEISKIFLDCDVLVNIPIVKNHQGTNFTCSLKNVMGACSHQTNGYFHQGGGGTGYYDTPDFLSQCIADLQLVRTPNLCIVDASEFVLTNGPAGPGELRKSNKVVAGTNCVSVDAYCSTLLDFKPADISMIRFANQHGLGEMNLAKISIKEV; from the coding sequence ATGAAAAGCAGTATTGATCGTCGTGAGTTCATGAAACGCAGCGTAGCGGCCGGTGTTGCTGCAATGACTGGTTCTTTATCTCTTCCCTCTCGTATTTTCGGAAAATCTCTTCCTTCCAAGCTCGATCTTTCTGTGATCAACGGTACGAATTATTTTGCCAGTACTATGAAAGCAGTAGAAATGCTTGGTGGAATGAGCAAGTTCGTTACAAAAGGAAGCAGTGTCGGCCTTCTCATTAATTCTCCCTGGAATAAACCGGGAACATACACGAATCCGGTTATCTCTCTCGCTGTGCTGAAAATGTGCATTGATGCAGGGGCTGGAAAGGTTTACTCAATCGAGAATGCATCCTTGGGATATTGGAAAAGAAGCAGTAATTACGATAAATACAAAAACGAAATAAAATTTGTGCAGTCGAACAGCGAAAAGAAAACAGTACCGATTAAAAATGGAAAATTACTCAAAGAAGCAGAAATTTCTAAAATATTCCTGGACTGTGACGTTTTAGTAAATATCCCCATCGTTAAAAATCATCAGGGAACAAATTTTACCTGCAGCTTAAAGAATGTCATGGGTGCATGTTCGCATCAAACCAATGGATATTTTCATCAAGGCGGAGGCGGAACAGGGTATTACGACACCCCTGATTTCCTTTCGCAGTGCATCGCGGATCTCCAATTAGTACGAACACCCAATCTTTGTATCGTCGATGCATCGGAGTTTGTCCTTACCAACGGGCCGGCAGGTCCGGGTGAATTGAGAAAATCAAATAAAGTCGTTGCAGGCACCAATTGCGTTTCTGTGGATGCCTATTGCTCAACATTACTCGATTTCAAACCCGCTGATATCTCGATGATTCGCTTCGCAAACCAACACGGGTTGGGTGAAATGAATTTAGCAAAGATCTCCATAAAGGAAGTTTAA
- a CDS encoding DNA methyltransferase, which translates to MSPVKSKIPKEERPYLDRLLDEVRYRLTTVEDIDVAGQSIPRFVGEFWTSQQRQALSLHEVSYRACFKPQLPRFFIEYLTNEGDTVYDPFSGRGTTALETGLLNRKVIANDANPLSTLLSKPRFFPPLLEELMKRLDSIPIKEKAEADIDLSMFYHPKTEMEIVSLKEYLDERRASGTEDNIDRWIRMVATNRLTGHSKGFFSVYTLPPNQAVSAESQRKINVKMQQEPEHRDTRVIIFKKSKTLLSGVTPIDRENLQRAGETARFLTCDARETKAIASNTIQLTVTSPPFLDVVDYVQDNWLRCWFNSLDAADAAKTITMSRSLEEWSAIMFGVFRELHRITKPRGFVAFEVGEVRNKVIKLDEHVVPLGIKAGFSCVGIIINEQYFTKTSNIWGVDNNEKGTNSNRIVIFRKN; encoded by the coding sequence ATGTCACCTGTAAAATCAAAAATACCAAAAGAGGAACGCCCGTACCTTGATAGGTTATTGGATGAAGTCCGCTATCGACTCACGACAGTGGAAGATATCGACGTTGCGGGACAATCCATTCCACGCTTCGTGGGTGAGTTCTGGACATCACAGCAACGGCAAGCATTGTCTCTGCACGAGGTTTCGTATCGCGCATGCTTCAAACCGCAGCTTCCGCGATTCTTCATCGAATATTTAACAAATGAAGGCGACACGGTGTACGATCCGTTCAGCGGGCGCGGCACCACAGCATTGGAAACGGGATTGCTCAATAGAAAAGTTATTGCGAACGATGCAAACCCTCTCAGCACACTTCTGAGCAAACCGCGCTTCTTCCCTCCTCTGCTTGAAGAATTGATGAAACGCTTGGATAGTATTCCTATCAAAGAAAAAGCGGAAGCTGATATAGATCTTTCGATGTTCTATCATCCAAAGACAGAAATGGAAATTGTTTCACTGAAAGAGTATCTTGACGAACGTCGTGCGAGCGGTACAGAAGATAACATTGACCGATGGATTCGTATGGTCGCCACCAATCGGTTGACCGGACATTCGAAAGGGTTCTTCTCCGTTTATACGTTGCCTCCGAATCAAGCAGTAAGCGCAGAGAGCCAGCGGAAGATCAATGTCAAGATGCAGCAGGAACCCGAACATCGCGACACACGCGTTATCATTTTTAAAAAATCAAAAACGCTTCTTAGCGGTGTCACACCGATCGACCGCGAAAATCTACAACGCGCCGGAGAAACTGCACGATTTCTCACATGCGATGCGCGCGAAACTAAAGCAATTGCCAGTAACACTATTCAGCTTACTGTTACCTCGCCTCCATTTCTTGACGTTGTTGACTATGTCCAGGACAATTGGCTAAGATGCTGGTTCAACAGTCTCGATGCAGCAGATGCCGCCAAGACAATAACAATGTCACGGTCGTTAGAAGAATGGTCGGCAATTATGTTTGGGGTCTTTCGCGAACTGCATCGGATTACCAAGCCGCGCGGATTTGTAGCGTTTGAAGTTGGAGAAGTACGAAATAAGGTAATCAAGTTAGATGAACACGTAGTGCCTCTCGGAATCAAAGCGGGATTTTCATGTGTCGGCATTATTATCAACGAACAGTACTTCACAAAGACATCTAACATCTGGGGTGTTGATAATAATGAAAAAGGCACAAATTCCAACCGTATCGTGATTTTCCGGAAGAACTAA
- the truA gene encoding tRNA pseudouridine(38-40) synthase TruA, translating to MARFKLTIEYEGTRFSGWQVQKNARTVQGEFNNAIGKVFGTHGFEFYGSGRTDAGVHALQQVAHLDIKTVLAPEIIRMKLNDELPADINIIEVEKAADEFHARHDAMARSYLYQISRRRTAFGKRFVWWIKDPLDIVKMRETAEMFIGLKDYQSFTADDPEEKSTKVHINSIDVQQAGDLILIRIVGSHFIWKMVRQIIGVLAEVGRRKMPLNDVKKFLHAKSEEPAKLTAPPSGLFLERVYYKGDIWLKEMKPMMDIGSRIPAKFVKMHEESGDKPNEGKQNDSGRKAHEG from the coding sequence ATGGCACGATTCAAGCTTACAATCGAATACGAAGGCACTCGTTTCAGCGGCTGGCAGGTGCAAAAAAACGCGCGCACCGTGCAGGGCGAATTCAATAATGCAATTGGCAAAGTTTTCGGCACTCATGGATTTGAGTTCTACGGCTCAGGCCGCACAGACGCCGGAGTCCACGCGTTGCAGCAGGTAGCGCATCTCGACATCAAAACAGTACTCGCACCGGAAATCATCCGGATGAAATTAAACGACGAACTCCCTGCTGACATCAACATTATCGAAGTTGAAAAAGCTGCCGATGAATTTCATGCACGGCACGATGCAATGGCGCGAAGCTATCTCTACCAGATTTCCCGGCGGCGGACAGCGTTCGGCAAGCGGTTTGTCTGGTGGATTAAAGATCCGCTCGACATCGTGAAAATGCGTGAAACAGCAGAGATGTTTATCGGACTCAAAGATTATCAATCCTTCACTGCCGATGATCCTGAAGAAAAATCCACAAAGGTGCATATCAATTCGATTGATGTTCAACAAGCAGGAGATTTGATTCTCATTCGTATCGTTGGATCGCATTTCATCTGGAAAATGGTCCGGCAGATTATCGGCGTGCTGGCAGAAGTCGGCCGCAGGAAAATGCCCTTGAATGACGTTAAGAAATTTCTCCATGCCAAATCTGAAGAACCGGCAAAACTGACAGCCCCGCCATCGGGTTTATTCCTCGAGCGCGTCTATTATAAAGGCGACATCTGGCTGAAAGAGATGAAACCGATGATGGACATTGGTTCAAGGATTCCTGCAAAGTTCGTTAAGATGCACGAAGAATCCGGTGATAAACCGAATGAAGGCAAGCAAAACGACAGCGGTAGGAAAGCGCACGAAGGATAG
- a CDS encoding prohibitin family protein, whose amino-acid sequence MLFLLSLVIAIGAIVVWVNARKKVHNENNPIFKTTASVAGVTALVFALIALTQCFTQIPAGHVGVVDFFGVVSDKPLTAGIQPVNPLANVVKFSIQTKEHKETMQVLSREGLSIGLEISAIYRLNPDSAAQVYKTILGGDYEDIVLVPQFRAISRAITASFQASALYSTEREQLAIGIQNELGATVIKRGIIIEATPLRNVGLPPQLTEAIETKQRADQESQRMQFVLTKETQEANRKRIEAQGISDFQAIVARGISDQLLRWKGIEATEKIAQSPNAKVIVIGAGKDGLPLILDTK is encoded by the coding sequence ATGTTATTTCTTCTCAGTCTCGTTATCGCCATCGGAGCTATCGTTGTTTGGGTCAATGCACGCAAAAAAGTGCACAACGAAAACAATCCCATTTTTAAAACAACAGCATCTGTCGCCGGGGTCACAGCACTCGTTTTTGCATTGATCGCTCTCACTCAATGCTTTACACAAATTCCTGCCGGACACGTCGGCGTAGTCGATTTCTTCGGTGTTGTTTCTGACAAACCATTAACGGCAGGTATTCAACCAGTTAATCCATTGGCAAATGTTGTGAAATTCTCAATTCAAACGAAGGAGCACAAAGAGACAATGCAGGTACTCTCGCGTGAAGGATTGTCGATTGGATTAGAAATCAGTGCAATTTACCGGCTCAATCCGGATTCTGCGGCACAAGTGTATAAAACCATTCTTGGCGGCGACTACGAGGACATCGTTCTCGTTCCTCAGTTCCGTGCTATCAGCCGCGCTATAACGGCAAGTTTTCAAGCCAGTGCATTATATTCAACAGAACGTGAACAACTCGCAATCGGAATACAGAATGAACTCGGAGCTACCGTCATCAAACGAGGAATCATTATCGAAGCAACACCATTGCGCAACGTTGGCCTGCCGCCGCAATTGACAGAAGCAATCGAAACAAAGCAGCGCGCTGACCAGGAAAGTCAACGAATGCAATTTGTGTTGACGAAGGAGACACAGGAAGCCAACCGCAAACGGATTGAAGCGCAGGGTATTTCAGACTTTCAGGCCATCGTGGCGCGTGGTATCAGCGATCAGTTGCTGAGGTGGAAAGGCATCGAAGCAACTGAGAAGATCGCTCAATCGCCAAATGCGAAGGTTATCGTCATCGGCGCCGGTAAAGATGGTTTGCCGTTGATACTCGATACAAAATAA
- the nadB gene encoding L-aspartate oxidase, with translation MKECIETDVLVIGSGVAGSIAALQLADAGIHVVVATRASNPEESNTFYAQGGIVYEGEGDSPELLTKDILHAGAGYCNPQAVELLAKEAPKLVRSLLLEKLAIPFDRTPTGELSLVLEGGHTVARILHAADSTGSLIEQHLIRALKSNSNITLLTGRTAVDLLTPAHHSKNRLSVYDPLSCNGAFLLDQESGQVQRVLARATILATGGLGQIFLRTTNPAGARGDGLSIAYRAGARVLNCEFVQFHPTAFYHQNAPFFLISEAVRGAGARLIDSTGKQFMQKYDPEWKDLAPRDVVARGIHQEMLTSDASNVFLDIASYMPAENIRSHFPSIYLNCSQYGIDMTREPIPIVPAAHYFCGGVWADLWGRTTLNHLYAVGEVACTGLHGANRLASTSLLEGVVWGYKAAENFLVTIKEHPQPVADNIPPWRETGTEIPDSALINQDMSVIKNIMWNYTGLIRTTERLLRAMRELRHLETEIERFYRAVKLTDDIIGLRNAVRAAIIVTISAWENKTSVGCHYRQ, from the coding sequence ATGAAAGAATGCATTGAAACGGATGTCTTAGTCATCGGCAGTGGTGTTGCCGGCAGTATCGCGGCACTGCAGCTTGCTGATGCCGGAATCCATGTAGTCGTGGCTACACGCGCATCGAATCCGGAAGAATCAAACACCTTCTATGCGCAGGGCGGCATTGTCTATGAAGGCGAAGGCGATTCACCGGAACTTCTTACGAAAGATATATTGCATGCCGGCGCAGGGTATTGCAATCCGCAAGCGGTTGAACTTCTTGCAAAGGAAGCTCCAAAACTTGTTCGGTCTCTCCTTTTAGAAAAGCTTGCGATCCCATTTGATCGAACTCCTACAGGAGAGCTTTCGCTTGTCCTTGAAGGCGGCCACACAGTTGCGCGCATTCTTCATGCGGCAGATTCTACCGGAAGCCTGATTGAGCAACATCTTATACGCGCGCTCAAGTCGAACTCTAACATTACGCTGCTCACCGGAAGAACGGCAGTTGATTTGCTGACTCCCGCTCACCATTCAAAAAACCGGCTTTCTGTGTACGATCCACTTTCCTGCAATGGGGCATTTCTTCTCGATCAGGAATCAGGACAAGTACAGCGAGTGCTGGCGCGCGCAACCATTCTTGCTACTGGAGGATTGGGGCAAATATTTCTTCGAACAACAAATCCTGCCGGTGCGCGCGGTGACGGATTATCAATTGCCTATCGTGCCGGTGCACGAGTGCTGAATTGCGAATTCGTGCAATTTCATCCAACAGCGTTCTATCATCAAAATGCACCTTTCTTTTTAATTTCCGAGGCAGTACGCGGCGCAGGTGCACGCTTGATCGACTCGACCGGTAAACAATTTATGCAGAAGTACGATCCTGAATGGAAAGACTTAGCACCGCGCGATGTCGTTGCCCGCGGTATTCATCAGGAGATGTTGACCAGCGACGCGTCGAATGTATTCCTTGATATCGCATCTTACATGCCCGCAGAAAACATCCGAAGTCACTTTCCGTCCATCTACCTAAACTGTTCTCAATACGGTATTGATATGACGCGTGAACCAATACCTATTGTCCCTGCGGCGCATTATTTTTGCGGCGGCGTATGGGCGGATCTATGGGGACGGACAACACTCAACCACCTCTATGCAGTCGGCGAAGTAGCATGCACAGGACTTCATGGCGCTAACCGGCTTGCAAGTACCTCCTTACTGGAGGGTGTTGTGTGGGGATATAAAGCAGCAGAAAATTTTCTTGTTACAATAAAAGAACATCCTCAGCCGGTTGCAGATAATATTCCACCATGGCGCGAAACCGGGACAGAAATTCCCGACTCTGCACTTATTAATCAGGATATGAGCGTCATAAAAAACATCATGTGGAATTATACAGGATTGATACGGACAACCGAACGTCTGCTGCGCGCTATGCGTGAACTGCGCCATCTCGAAACCGAAATCGAACGGTTCTACCGAGCTGTAAAACTGACGGACGATATTATCGGCTTGCGCAATGCTGTACGCGCTGCCATTATTGTGACAATCTCCGCTTGGGAAAATAAAACAAGCGTTGGCTGCCATTACAGACAATAA
- a CDS encoding aldo/keto reductase produces MDTAIERILGSTGQKVFPLGLSTTYWPGKKTVYKAIDEGMNFFFGFGFDRQMFSVLRDVIKSNRQKFVLATGAYNYMFGYQNLRKTLERRLRQFRTDYIDAFLFLGVTRKKEFPEKAREELVRLREEGKIHAIGMSCHDRTYAGSLAAQGALDVFMIRYNAAHRGAEQDIFPNLSHYNPGIISYTATRWSYLLRRPKEWPNNGRIPTAGECYRFVLSNPQVHVCLTAPWNQRQLQENIDAVRKGPLSEDDMRFMKEFGDAVYRQYKWFM; encoded by the coding sequence ATGGATACCGCGATAGAAAGAATTCTTGGTTCTACCGGACAAAAGGTTTTTCCACTCGGCCTTTCTACAACCTACTGGCCGGGAAAGAAAACCGTGTATAAAGCTATTGACGAAGGTATGAATTTTTTCTTCGGCTTTGGTTTCGATCGGCAAATGTTTTCAGTTCTGCGCGATGTTATAAAATCGAATCGTCAGAAGTTCGTCCTTGCCACGGGCGCATACAACTACATGTTCGGATATCAGAATCTACGGAAAACCTTGGAGCGGCGCTTGCGTCAATTCCGCACCGACTATATCGATGCATTTCTCTTTCTTGGTGTTACAAGAAAGAAGGAGTTCCCGGAAAAAGCGCGAGAGGAGTTGGTCCGACTCCGTGAAGAAGGAAAGATTCACGCTATCGGCATGTCATGCCATGACCGCACTTATGCCGGTTCACTTGCAGCTCAAGGGGCGCTCGATGTATTCATGATTCGCTATAATGCTGCGCACCGGGGAGCTGAACAGGATATTTTTCCAAATCTTTCTCACTATAATCCTGGAATCATTAGTTATACTGCGACGCGATGGAGTTATCTACTTCGCAGGCCCAAAGAGTGGCCTAACAATGGCCGCATTCCGACGGCTGGAGAGTGCTATCGCTTTGTCCTTTCAAACCCTCAAGTGCATGTCTGCTTAACTGCACCATGGAATCAGAGACAGTTACAAGAGAACATTGATGCAGTTCGTAAAGGTCCATTATCGGAAGATGACATGCGTTTTATGAAAGAATTTGGCGACGCGGTCTACCGTCAGTATAAATGGTTTATGTAA
- the nadA gene encoding quinolinate synthase NadA — translation MSVESIYQDLKIKLHDVVPDVELRLKAGLAFEINKLKVERNAVILGHNYMEPALFHSIPDYVGDSLELSRIASTTEKDIIVFCGVRFMAETAKILSPKKTVLIPAKKAGCSLADGITAEDVRQLKAQFPGVPVVTYVNTSAEVKAESDICCTSSNAVAVVQSLKSETVIFLPDEYLARNVARETGRHIIFPTLTGGDPTNETLLNKPIIGWKARCEVHEKFTVEDIQDVRKQFPDVVILSHPECSPEVVTASDYSGSTTQMIRYVQRTNAPRYLLLTECSMGDNIMAANPEKNMLRLCSVRCPHMNEITLEDTLEALRKTQYVVEVPEEIRVRAYRAVEKMLSIIPKASD, via the coding sequence ATGTCAGTCGAATCAATTTATCAAGATCTAAAAATAAAACTGCACGACGTTGTGCCGGATGTCGAGCTGCGCTTGAAGGCGGGGCTTGCATTCGAAATCAATAAGCTTAAAGTCGAACGCAACGCTGTTATTCTCGGTCACAACTACATGGAACCGGCGCTTTTTCATTCGATTCCAGATTATGTCGGAGACTCGCTGGAACTCAGCCGCATCGCCAGTACGACTGAAAAAGATATTATCGTTTTCTGCGGCGTTCGCTTTATGGCAGAGACCGCAAAAATTTTGTCGCCTAAGAAAACGGTCCTGATACCGGCAAAGAAAGCTGGTTGTTCACTTGCAGATGGAATTACAGCAGAAGATGTCCGCCAGTTGAAAGCTCAATTCCCCGGTGTTCCGGTTGTCACGTACGTGAACACGAGTGCAGAGGTAAAAGCAGAATCGGATATTTGCTGTACCTCGAGCAATGCCGTTGCGGTGGTTCAATCGCTAAAGAGTGAGACGGTTATTTTCCTGCCGGATGAATATCTTGCCCGCAATGTTGCACGCGAAACAGGACGTCATATTATTTTCCCGACTCTCACAGGTGGTGATCCCACAAACGAGACACTTCTCAATAAACCTATCATCGGCTGGAAAGCACGGTGCGAAGTGCATGAAAAATTCACCGTGGAAGATATTCAGGATGTGCGAAAACAGTTTCCTGATGTAGTTATTCTGTCGCATCCCGAGTGCAGTCCGGAAGTTGTGACCGCATCGGATTATTCCGGTAGTACGACACAAATGATTCGCTATGTCCAACGCACCAATGCCCCGCGGTATCTCTTATTAACGGAATGTTCCATGGGCGATAATATTATGGCGGCTAATCCGGAAAAGAATATGCTGCGTCTGTGCAGTGTTCGGTGTCCGCACATGAATGAAATTACATTGGAAGACACATTGGAGGCACTCCGGAAAACTCAGTATGTGGTCGAAGTGCCGGAAGAAATTCGTGTGCGCGCGTATCGTGCTGTGGAGAAAATGCTGAGTATTATTCCTAAAGCATCTGATTGA
- the nadC gene encoding carboxylating nicotinate-nucleotide diphosphorylase: MNKNELQSIHVIIHRALEEDLGDGDITTLSTVPVRSVLKGTFIAKESGIIAGLEVVRETLKYLDPRIKFTAHVSDGNYVSKGTVLATVLGNGRALLIAERTALNFFQRMSGIATTTRMYVDAVRSTKAIIVDTRKTAPGLRLLDKMAVRIGGGQNHRFGLYDMVLIKENHIAASGGITQAVARVRAMDKKKRPIEVEVRNLDELHEALKLHVDRILLDNMSLDKLHESVRITNRMTVLEASGNVSLDSIRAIAATGVDIISVGKLTHSVRALDISFLIESVKK, translated from the coding sequence ATGAACAAAAACGAACTGCAAAGCATCCATGTGATCATTCACCGTGCGCTCGAAGAAGATTTAGGCGACGGCGATATTACCACACTCAGCACAGTGCCCGTACGATCAGTACTCAAAGGAACGTTTATCGCAAAAGAATCCGGGATAATTGCCGGACTCGAAGTTGTGCGCGAGACGTTAAAATATCTTGATCCACGAATAAAATTTACGGCGCACGTCTCCGATGGCAATTATGTTTCTAAAGGCACTGTTCTTGCGACCGTACTCGGCAATGGACGCGCATTGCTGATTGCGGAACGAACAGCGCTTAACTTCTTTCAGCGGATGTCCGGTATTGCTACAACAACTCGTATGTATGTGGATGCCGTTAGAAGTACGAAAGCAATTATTGTTGACACGCGAAAAACGGCTCCCGGTTTGCGATTGTTGGATAAGATGGCAGTGCGTATCGGCGGCGGACAGAATCATCGGTTCGGCCTCTATGATATGGTACTTATTAAAGAGAACCACATTGCAGCATCAGGCGGAATTACACAGGCAGTTGCCCGTGTCCGCGCAATGGACAAAAAGAAACGTCCCATCGAAGTCGAAGTACGCAATCTGGATGAATTACACGAAGCCCTGAAACTTCATGTGGATAGAATTCTGTTAGATAATATGAGCTTAGATAAGCTGCACGAATCAGTTCGTATCACGAATAGAATGACAGTGCTAGAAGCATCCGGCAACGTGTCACTGGATAGTATTCGCGCCATTGCCGCAACCGGTGTAGACATTATTTCCGTCGGCAAGTTGACTCATTCGGTGCGAGCATTAGATATTAGTTTTCTCATTGAATCAGTAAAGAAATAG